The Mesorhizobium sp. NBSH29 genome has a segment encoding these proteins:
- the doeB gene encoding N(2)-acetyl-L-2,4-diaminobutanoate deacetylase DoeB, with the protein MSSQRPSPITPTVDFDRDGTQHGFLRLPYSRDDSAWGSVMVPICVIRNGSGPTALLTGGNHGDEYEGPLALYDLARTLDVEDVGGTVIIVPAMNYPAFRAGTRTSPIDRGNLNRSFPGRPDGTVTEKIADFFQRDLLPRCDIALDFHSGGRTLDFVPFAAAHIRPDKALEAQGFAAVEAFSAPWSMKMLEIDAVGMYDTAAEDMGKLFVTTELGGGGTSRADTVRIARRGVLNVLRYTGVVAGAVDALPTRWLDMPSGDCFSFAEDDGMIETMVDLGDSVEKGDIVARVHSVGRTGTAPQEIRAKLSGLLAARHFPGLVKAGDCAAVVAVVVN; encoded by the coding sequence ATGTCCAGCCAGCGTCCATCACCGATCACGCCGACCGTCGATTTTGACCGCGACGGAACCCAGCACGGATTTTTGCGACTGCCCTACAGCCGGGATGATTCTGCCTGGGGCTCGGTGATGGTTCCGATCTGCGTGATCCGCAATGGCAGCGGGCCGACCGCGCTTTTGACCGGCGGCAATCACGGCGATGAATATGAGGGGCCGCTGGCGCTTTATGATCTCGCGCGTACGCTTGACGTGGAAGATGTCGGCGGCACGGTCATCATCGTGCCGGCGATGAACTATCCTGCGTTTCGCGCCGGTACGCGCACCTCTCCGATTGACCGGGGCAATCTCAACCGCAGTTTCCCCGGCCGCCCGGACGGCACGGTCACCGAAAAGATCGCTGACTTCTTCCAGCGCGACTTGTTACCGCGCTGCGACATCGCGCTCGATTTCCATTCGGGCGGCAGGACGCTCGATTTCGTGCCCTTTGCCGCCGCCCATATCCGGCCCGACAAGGCGCTTGAAGCTCAGGGTTTTGCGGCGGTCGAGGCGTTTTCGGCGCCGTGGTCGATGAAGATGCTGGAGATCGACGCGGTCGGGATGTACGACACCGCCGCCGAGGATATGGGCAAGCTGTTTGTCACCACCGAGCTGGGCGGCGGCGGCACGTCGCGCGCCGATACGGTGCGGATCGCGCGGCGCGGCGTCCTTAACGTGCTGCGCTACACGGGCGTCGTGGCAGGCGCTGTCGATGCCTTGCCGACACGATGGCTCGACATGCCATCAGGCGACTGTTTTTCTTTTGCTGAAGATGACGGAATGATTGAAACTATGGTCGATCTTGGCGACAGCGTCGAAAAGGGGGACATCGTCGCCCGCGTCCATTCAGTCGGGCGCACCGGCACTGCACCGCAAGAGATCAGGGCCAAGTTGTCAGGCCTCTTGGCCGCACGACATTTTCCAGGCCTGGTCAAGGCAGGCGACTGCGCTGCGGTGGTGGCGGTTGTTGTTAACTAG
- the doeA gene encoding ectoine hydrolase DoeA (DoeA (degradation of ectoine A) is also called EutD (ectoine utilization D).), with translation MMPNLKFSREEYAERLAKTRHAMEAKGVDLLIISDPSNMAWLTGYDGWSFYVHQAVIVPPSGEPVWYGRGQDANGAKRTAYLAHENIVGYADQYVQSTERHPMDFLSNVLAERGWDKLTMGVEMDNYYFSAAAFAALQKHLPNARFVDVTALVNWQRAIKSPTEIGYMRNAARIVEAMHQRIVDKIEVGMRKCDLVAEIYDAGTRGVDGIGGDYPAIVPLLPSGADASAPHLTWDDQPMKRGEGTFFEIAGCYNRYHCPLSRTVFLGKPTQEFLDAEKATLEGMEAGLEAAKPGNTCEDIANAFFGVLKRYGIVKDNRTGYSIGLSYPPDWGERTMSLRPGDRTELKPGMTFHFMTGLWLETMGLEITESILITGTGVECLANVPRKLFVKD, from the coding sequence ATGATGCCGAACCTGAAATTTTCCCGTGAGGAATATGCCGAACGGCTGGCCAAAACAAGGCATGCGATGGAGGCCAAGGGGGTCGACCTCCTGATCATCAGCGATCCGTCCAACATGGCCTGGCTGACTGGCTATGATGGATGGTCCTTCTATGTACATCAGGCAGTCATCGTCCCGCCCTCGGGCGAGCCGGTATGGTATGGTCGCGGGCAGGATGCCAACGGCGCCAAGCGCACCGCCTATCTCGCGCATGAAAACATCGTCGGCTACGCCGACCAATATGTGCAGTCGACAGAGCGCCACCCGATGGACTTCTTGTCGAACGTGCTGGCGGAGCGTGGCTGGGATAAGCTCACCATGGGCGTGGAGATGGACAATTACTATTTCTCTGCAGCCGCCTTCGCGGCGCTGCAAAAGCACCTGCCCAATGCCCGCTTTGTCGATGTCACGGCGCTCGTCAACTGGCAGCGCGCAATCAAGAGCCCAACCGAGATTGGATATATGCGCAATGCTGCCCGTATCGTTGAGGCAATGCACCAGCGCATCGTCGACAAGATAGAAGTGGGCATGCGTAAATGCGATCTGGTTGCCGAGATCTATGATGCCGGCACGCGTGGCGTCGATGGCATTGGCGGCGACTATCCGGCCATCGTACCGCTGTTGCCATCTGGCGCTGATGCGTCGGCCCCACATTTGACCTGGGACGACCAACCGATGAAGCGGGGCGAGGGCACCTTCTTCGAGATTGCAGGCTGCTACAACCGCTATCACTGCCCGCTGTCACGCACCGTCTTTCTGGGTAAGCCAACGCAGGAATTCCTGGATGCCGAAAAGGCTACTCTCGAGGGCATGGAGGCGGGTCTGGAAGCGGCAAAGCCGGGCAATACATGCGAGGACATCGCCAATGCTTTCTTCGGGGTGCTCAAGCGCTATGGCATCGTCAAAGACAACCGCACCGGCTATTCGATCGGGCTCAGCTATCCGCCGGACTGGGGTGAGCGCACGATGAGCCTGCGCCCCGGCGACCGCACTGAACTCAAACCCGGCATGACGTTCCACTTCATGACCGGCCTATGGCTGGAGACGATGGGATTGGAAATCACTGAGTCCATCCTCATCACCGGAACTGGCGTCGAGTGTCTGGCCAATGTGCCGCGCAAGCTATTCGTCAAGGACTGA
- the eutC gene encoding ectoine utilization protein EutC — MSRMTILTEADLRAVVSLDLDAVACVENAFRALATLPVAMPPILRLDIPEHRGEVDVKTAYVPGIDCLAIKISPGFFDNPKLGLPSVNGMMVLLSAHTGLVEALLLDNGYLTDIRTAAAGAVAAKHLARSDSSIAAIFGAGVQACLQLEGLMLVRPIREARIWARDAVRAEAAASVLRDRLGIMVRAEADAAKAVAGADIIVTTTPAIKPLIEAGFLSAGQHITAMGSDAEHKNEIAPAVLAMADLYVADRASQTRVLGELHHAIAAGAMSADGAVTELGHVITGQTFGRRAASDITLADLTGTGVQDTAIATLARDRALTVGAGTQFET; from the coding sequence ATGAGCCGGATGACCATTCTGACCGAAGCCGATCTGCGCGCGGTGGTCTCGCTCGATCTCGATGCTGTCGCATGCGTGGAAAATGCCTTTCGCGCGCTCGCAACGTTGCCGGTGGCCATGCCGCCGATCCTGCGGCTCGATATTCCTGAGCATCGCGGCGAGGTAGACGTCAAGACAGCCTATGTTCCGGGTATTGATTGCTTGGCGATCAAGATCAGCCCGGGCTTTTTCGACAACCCCAAGCTCGGCCTGCCCAGCGTCAACGGCATGATGGTGCTTCTTTCGGCTCACACCGGTCTGGTCGAGGCGTTGTTGCTCGACAACGGTTATCTGACGGATATCCGTACGGCTGCCGCTGGTGCGGTAGCGGCCAAACATCTTGCGCGCTCAGACAGTTCGATCGCTGCAATCTTCGGCGCTGGTGTTCAGGCCTGCCTGCAGCTTGAAGGACTGATGCTGGTGCGGCCCATCCGCGAAGCCCGAATCTGGGCGCGCGATGCGGTCAGGGCGGAAGCCGCAGCCAGCGTGCTGCGCGACCGGCTCGGCATCATGGTGCGCGCCGAGGCTGATGCAGCAAAAGCGGTTGCGGGCGCCGATATCATCGTTACGACCACGCCCGCCATCAAACCGTTGATTGAGGCTGGATTTTTGAGTGCGGGCCAACACATCACCGCCATGGGCTCGGACGCTGAACACAAGAATGAAATCGCACCAGCGGTGCTTGCCATGGCTGATCTCTATGTTGCCGACCGCGCCAGCCAGACGCGGGTACTGGGCGAATTGCATCACGCGATAGCGGCAGGGGCCATGTCTGCCGATGGCGCGGTCACCGAACTGGGACACGTCATCACCGGCCAAACGTTCGGCCGGCGCGCTGCCAGTGACATCACGCTTGCCGATCTTACCGGCACTGGCGTGCAAGATACGGCGATTGCGACGCTTGCCCGCGACCGGGCGCTGACAGTCGGCGCTGGAACTCAATTCGAAACCTGA
- the eutB gene encoding hydroxyectoine utilization dehydratase EutB: MALVEIHHIRAARDRIAGKIEQTAMELSTSLSSRLDTPVYLKLEHRQITGSFKLRGASNAVSLLDAAQKARGVVAASTGNHGRALAYAAKLEGIRAIICMSRLVPENKLLEIRNLGADVRIIGNSQDDAQREVDRLVAEEGMVMLPPFDHADIIAGQGTLGLEIIEQVPDAACVLVPLSGGGLATGVAAAVKGVSPDAKVIGVSMTRGAAMKASLDAGRPVLVEELETLADSLGGGIGLENRFTFALCRDLLDGVVLLSEDEIAAGISHAYREEREIVEGAGAVGIAALLAARIKPIGPTVLILSGRNIDMGLHSRIVCADQERAA, from the coding sequence ATGGCGTTGGTTGAAATCCATCATATCCGCGCGGCTCGCGACCGCATTGCAGGCAAGATCGAGCAAACTGCGATGGAGCTTTCGACGAGTCTTTCCAGCCGCTTGGATACTCCTGTTTATCTTAAGCTTGAGCATAGGCAGATCACCGGCAGCTTCAAGCTGCGCGGCGCATCGAATGCTGTTTCCTTGCTCGATGCGGCCCAGAAGGCGCGTGGTGTGGTTGCTGCATCAACGGGCAATCACGGTCGGGCGCTTGCCTATGCAGCAAAGCTTGAAGGCATCCGCGCAATCATTTGCATGTCGCGGCTGGTGCCGGAAAACAAGCTGCTCGAAATCCGCAACCTGGGAGCCGATGTACGCATCATCGGCAACAGCCAGGATGATGCGCAGCGTGAGGTGGACCGGCTGGTGGCGGAGGAGGGCATGGTGATGCTGCCGCCTTTCGATCATGCAGATATCATCGCCGGGCAGGGCACGCTTGGGCTCGAGATTATTGAGCAGGTGCCCGATGCAGCCTGTGTGCTGGTGCCGCTTTCAGGCGGTGGTCTGGCGACGGGCGTAGCTGCGGCGGTCAAAGGCGTCAGCCCGGATGCAAAAGTAATCGGTGTGTCGATGACACGCGGTGCGGCAATGAAAGCGAGCCTTGATGCGGGCCGTCCGGTTCTGGTTGAAGAATTGGAAACGCTGGCGGATTCGCTGGGTGGCGGCATCGGCCTTGAGAACCGTTTTACCTTTGCCCTTTGCCGCGACCTTCTTGACGGAGTCGTGCTCCTTTCGGAGGACGAAATCGCGGCTGGCATTTCCCATGCCTATCGCGAGGAGCGCGAGATTGTCGAGGGGGCGGGTGCGGTCGGTATTGCCGCGCTGCTTGCGGCCAGGATCAAGCCAATAGGGCCAACGGTTCTGATCCTGTCAGGCCGCAACATTGATATGGGGCTGCACAGCCGGATCGTTTGTGCCGATCAGGAGCGTGCCGCATGA
- the eutA gene encoding ectoine utilization protein EutA has product MKTLPEIRLRQDRPALDKRPMARRIGLIILATDHTSEPDFRRMVASERIGVYVARIPYANPTTPDNLRKMQPSLAAAAALILPDEPLDAICYSCTSASVAIGDDAIEAAIQSGKPGVPVVTPPAAAVRGLRAFGARRISILTPYTVDTSRPMAEYFIERGFEIASFTCLGFEDDREMARITPAALVDLAREVTDDQADALFVSCTALRSALGVADMENAIGKPVITSNQATAWTCLRLCGDEASYSELGRLMTLPLGV; this is encoded by the coding sequence ATGAAAACTTTGCCTGAAATCCGGTTGAGACAGGATCGCCCCGCGCTTGACAAGCGCCCGATGGCCAGGCGCATCGGGCTGATCATCCTGGCGACAGACCACACGTCCGAGCCCGATTTCCGACGGATGGTGGCGAGCGAGCGGATCGGCGTCTATGTCGCGCGCATTCCCTATGCCAACCCGACGACGCCAGACAATCTGCGTAAGATGCAGCCGTCGCTTGCAGCCGCAGCCGCGCTGATCCTGCCCGACGAACCGCTGGATGCGATCTGCTATTCCTGCACTTCGGCTTCAGTGGCCATCGGCGATGATGCAATCGAAGCGGCCATCCAATCCGGCAAGCCCGGGGTGCCTGTCGTCACACCGCCTGCCGCAGCGGTGCGCGGGCTGCGCGCGTTTGGTGCCAGGCGGATCAGTATCCTGACGCCCTACACGGTCGATACCAGCCGGCCGATGGCAGAGTATTTTATTGAGCGCGGGTTCGAGATCGCCAGCTTCACCTGCCTCGGATTTGAGGATGACCGGGAGATGGCGCGGATTACACCTGCGGCGCTGGTCGACCTGGCGCGCGAGGTGACCGACGATCAGGCGGATGCGTTGTTTGTCTCGTGCACGGCGCTGCGGTCTGCACTCGGCGTTGCCGACATGGAAAACGCCATCGGCAAGCCGGTCATCACCAGCAATCAGGCAACCGCCTGGACTTGTCTCAGGCTTTGCGGCGATGAGGCTTCCTATTCCGAATTGGGCCGTCTGATGACGCTGCCACTGGGCGTGTGA
- the ehuD gene encoding ectoine/hydroxyectoine ABC transporter permease subunit EhuD, whose translation MEWDWAFVWEIMPTLIEGVKITILATLLGSVLAAVVGLGIALARRSPNKLLSRTVGFAAEFIRGTPLLVQLYFIFYVLPDFGILLPPLVAGVIGVGLHYGTYTAEVYRAGIDNVPRGQWEAAKACNLSATQSWVHIIIPQAIPPMIPALANYFIAMFKETPLLSAITVLELMNQAKIVANSSYRYIEPITMVGVFFLTISLFAVVLLRWLEHRYGKVEVER comes from the coding sequence ATGGAGTGGGATTGGGCGTTTGTCTGGGAGATCATGCCTACCCTGATCGAGGGGGTGAAGATCACCATCCTCGCGACCCTGCTTGGCTCGGTGCTGGCGGCGGTGGTGGGGCTGGGCATCGCACTGGCGCGTCGGTCACCCAACAAGCTTTTGTCGCGCACGGTCGGGTTTGCGGCAGAGTTCATCAGGGGCACGCCGCTTCTTGTGCAGCTCTATTTTATTTTCTACGTGCTGCCAGATTTCGGCATTCTGCTACCGCCGCTGGTTGCTGGTGTCATCGGGGTTGGGCTCCATTACGGCACCTACACAGCGGAAGTTTACCGCGCTGGAATCGACAATGTGCCGCGCGGGCAGTGGGAGGCGGCCAAGGCCTGCAATCTCAGCGCCACGCAAAGCTGGGTCCACATCATCATTCCGCAGGCGATTCCACCGATGATTCCCGCGCTGGCCAACTATTTCATTGCCATGTTCAAGGAAACGCCGCTGCTTTCGGCCATCACCGTCCTGGAACTGATGAACCAGGCCAAAATTGTGGCTAACTCCTCCTATCGTTACATCGAACCGATCACCATGGTCGGCGTATTCTTCCTGACTATCAGCCTGTTTGCTGTCGTTCTCCTGCGCTGGCTGGAGCATCGTTACGGCAAGGTCGAGGTCGAGAGGTAG
- the ehuC gene encoding ectoine/hydroxyectoine ABC transporter permease subunit EhuC, translated as MTEWSGYFGLIMQGALVTVQLTVMGSALALVMAFIAGLGRLSRFFAVRALATAYIEFFRGTSIFVQLFWAYFVLPFVGVTLTPLQAGVLALGLNVGAYGAEVVRGAIQSIGREQYEACTALNLGRWHSMRHVVLPQALLVMLPTFGNNAIELLKATAVVSLISLTDLTFQAQVVRAQTGNTLVPFTTILILYFMLAMLISWGVRSLERRMARGLDGVRA; from the coding sequence ATGACCGAATGGTCCGGCTATTTTGGCCTGATAATGCAGGGCGCCCTGGTCACCGTGCAACTCACGGTGATGGGGTCGGCGCTAGCCTTGGTGATGGCCTTCATCGCCGGGTTGGGGCGGCTGTCGCGTTTCTTTGCTGTCAGGGCGCTGGCCACCGCCTATATCGAGTTCTTTCGCGGTACATCGATTTTCGTACAATTGTTCTGGGCCTATTTCGTGCTGCCTTTTGTTGGTGTCACGTTGACGCCGCTACAGGCAGGCGTTCTGGCTCTGGGACTGAATGTCGGCGCCTACGGTGCCGAGGTTGTGCGCGGGGCCATCCAGTCGATCGGCCGCGAACAGTATGAGGCGTGTACCGCGCTTAACCTCGGGCGCTGGCACTCGATGCGCCATGTGGTCCTGCCGCAGGCGCTTTTGGTTATGCTTCCGACCTTTGGCAACAACGCTATCGAGCTTTTGAAGGCCACTGCGGTCGTGTCGCTGATCTCGCTTACCGACCTGACCTTCCAGGCGCAGGTGGTTCGGGCGCAGACCGGCAACACGCTGGTGCCCTTCACCACTATCCTGATCCTCTATTTCATGCTCGCAATGCTTATTTCATGGGGTGTTCGTTCGCTTGAACGCCGAATGGCGCGCGGCCTTGACGGAGTGCGCGCCTGA
- the ehuB gene encoding ectoine/hydroxyectoine ABC transporter substrate-binding protein EhuB, translating to MKKLGIWAGVAGITLSAVLAATGPGSAEEGKLDGLKKQGFARVAIANEPPFTAVAADGKVSGAAPDVAREIFKRLGVEDIVASISEYGAMIPGLQAGRFDVVTAGLFMKPERCAAVVYSEPVLCDAEAMLVKKGNPKGFKSYEDVAKDDSAKIGAPGGGTEEKLALTAGVPRDRVVVVPDGQSGVKMLQDGRIDAYSLPVLSINDLVKKANDPNLEVVAPVMGAPVYCDGAAFKKGDEALRDAFDVELAKMKESGEFAKIIEPYGFSAAAAISTSRDKLCAAQ from the coding sequence ATGAAGAAACTTGGCATATGGGCTGGCGTCGCCGGCATCACGCTTTCGGCGGTGCTGGCCGCCACCGGCCCGGGCTCTGCTGAAGAAGGCAAGCTGGACGGGTTGAAGAAGCAGGGCTTTGCCCGCGTTGCTATCGCCAATGAGCCGCCATTCACGGCGGTTGCTGCCGACGGCAAGGTTTCGGGTGCAGCGCCTGATGTGGCGCGCGAGATCTTCAAGCGTCTCGGCGTCGAGGACATCGTCGCTTCAATCTCGGAATATGGCGCGATGATTCCCGGCCTTCAGGCAGGTCGCTTTGACGTTGTTACCGCCGGCCTGTTCATGAAGCCGGAACGCTGTGCTGCCGTCGTCTATTCCGAGCCGGTGCTGTGCGATGCCGAGGCAATGCTGGTCAAGAAAGGCAATCCAAAAGGCTTCAAGAGCTATGAGGATGTTGCCAAGGACGACAGCGCCAAAATCGGCGCGCCGGGCGGCGGCACGGAAGAAAAATTGGCGCTCACTGCCGGCGTGCCGCGTGACCGCGTGGTCGTGGTGCCGGATGGCCAAAGCGGCGTGAAGATGCTTCAGGACGGTCGCATCGATGCCTACTCGCTGCCGGTTCTTTCGATCAACGATCTGGTCAAGAAAGCCAATGATCCGAACCTTGAGGTCGTCGCCCCGGTGATGGGTGCGCCAGTCTATTGCGACGGCGCTGCCTTCAAAAAGGGCGATGAAGCGTTGCGCGATGCCTTCGATGTGGAGCTGGCGAAGATGAAGGAATCTGGCGAATTCGCCAAGATCATCGAGCCCTATGGCTTTTCGGCCGCCGCAGCGATTTCTACGTCGCGCGACAAGCTCTGCGCTGCGCAATAG
- the ehuA gene encoding ectoine/hydroxyectoine ABC transporter ATP-binding protein EhuA — protein sequence MSAPIIKIDSISKSFGTFKVLDGLSMQVMAREKLALIGPSGSGKTTILRILMTLERIDDGHIQIDGEQLYHMERNGQLLAADERHLTRMRQKIGMVFQLFNLFPHKSVIDNVTLAPMLTQGTPRPAAEKRAMELLDMVGMADKAKAMPAQLSGGQKQRVAIARALALQPKIMLFDEVTSALDPELVEEVLNVLWRLCEETDMTMLLVTHEMGFAHDFADRILFFDRGKIVEEGKPDEIFKNPKQERTQSFLKKIIAAGHRV from the coding sequence TTGTCCGCGCCCATCATCAAGATCGATTCCATTTCCAAGAGCTTCGGCACCTTCAAGGTGCTGGACGGGTTGTCGATGCAGGTTATGGCGCGCGAGAAGCTGGCGCTGATCGGTCCTTCGGGTTCCGGCAAGACGACAATCCTGCGGATCCTGATGACGCTTGAGCGGATCGATGACGGCCACATCCAGATCGACGGCGAGCAGCTTTATCACATGGAGAGGAACGGTCAGCTGCTGGCGGCCGACGAGCGCCATCTGACGCGGATGCGCCAGAAGATCGGCATGGTGTTTCAGCTGTTTAACCTGTTTCCGCACAAGAGCGTTATCGACAATGTGACACTGGCACCGATGCTGACGCAAGGCACGCCGCGCCCGGCTGCCGAGAAGCGGGCAATGGAACTGCTCGACATGGTCGGCATGGCCGACAAGGCCAAGGCGATGCCGGCGCAGCTTTCGGGCGGCCAGAAGCAGCGGGTGGCGATTGCACGGGCGTTAGCGCTGCAGCCGAAAATCATGCTGTTCGACGAGGTTACCTCGGCGCTTGATCCCGAACTGGTCGAGGAAGTTCTGAACGTCTTGTGGCGGCTCTGCGAGGAGACAGACATGACTATGCTGCTGGTTACGCATGAGATGGGTTTTGCCCATGATTTTGCTGACCGCATCCTGTTTTTCGACCGCGGCAAGATCGTGGAGGAAGGCAAGCCGGACGAGATTTTCAAAAACCCCAAGCAGGAGCGTACGCAAAGCTTCCTGAAGAAGATCATCGCGGCCGGACATCGTGTCTGA
- the ehuR gene encoding MocR-like ectoine utilization transcription factor EhuR, producing the protein MTFWQPDPALIRRPAYLSLADQFARAIHDGRLANGARLPTHRRLADDLGLSVQTVSRAYEELIRRGLISGEIGRGSFVQTQRREPEPPYLPERPGEVVDLSILKPVCEPMHLDRLKAALGWLAENLPASSGLSFRPNMVFPRHRAVAVEWLKLCGLDVSPQNVSVTNGATAGMTVALMSVAPPGSTVATEAIGHHTLVPLARYLGFNLEGLQIDENGLIPEALDNACRHSDIRAVFVQPSVINPTATLMDAARREQIAAVARKHDIAIIENDVLGPLIEDRPPPVALFAPERTLYVTSFTKITVPGLRIGYLLAPDRYAAAVANRHLVSNWMATPMVAEIASKWVVDGTAMELVRWQRSALRRRQEIAAEVLDGIDYRAHRDGLHLWLQLPGNRAEETFVAQAHLRGVAIAPGTSFRVSEEQWHPSVRISLGSTTEAELRTGLGVVAKLLLGDPEHLLLAI; encoded by the coding sequence ATGACATTTTGGCAACCCGACCCGGCGCTGATCCGACGCCCGGCCTATCTTTCCCTCGCCGACCAGTTTGCGCGCGCTATCCATGACGGGCGCCTGGCCAATGGTGCCAGGCTGCCCACCCACCGGAGGCTGGCGGATGATCTGGGGCTTTCGGTGCAGACGGTCAGCCGCGCCTATGAGGAGTTGATCCGGCGTGGACTGATCTCGGGCGAGATCGGGCGGGGTAGCTTTGTCCAGACCCAACGCCGTGAACCAGAACCGCCCTATCTGCCGGAGCGCCCGGGCGAGGTGGTGGATCTCTCGATCCTGAAGCCGGTGTGTGAGCCGATGCATCTGGACCGCCTCAAGGCAGCGCTTGGGTGGCTTGCCGAAAACCTGCCGGCGAGTTCTGGTCTGTCGTTTCGGCCCAACATGGTGTTTCCGCGCCATCGTGCGGTGGCGGTGGAATGGCTGAAGCTTTGCGGGCTCGATGTGTCTCCACAAAATGTTAGCGTCACCAATGGCGCAACGGCGGGGATGACGGTGGCGCTGATGAGCGTGGCGCCGCCCGGCTCGACGGTCGCCACCGAAGCGATCGGCCACCACACGCTGGTGCCTCTAGCGCGCTATCTCGGCTTCAACCTGGAAGGCCTGCAGATAGATGAGAACGGGCTGATACCAGAAGCGCTGGATAACGCGTGCCGGCATTCGGACATTCGCGCCGTTTTCGTGCAGCCCTCTGTGATCAATCCAACGGCAACGCTGATGGATGCGGCGCGGCGTGAACAGATTGCGGCGGTTGCCCGAAAACACGATATTGCGATTATCGAAAATGACGTCCTGGGTCCACTGATCGAGGACAGGCCGCCTCCGGTCGCCCTATTTGCACCCGAGCGGACGCTTTATGTGACGTCGTTCACCAAGATTACTGTGCCCGGTTTGCGGATAGGCTACCTTTTGGCACCCGACCGCTACGCGGCAGCGGTAGCCAATCGGCATCTCGTGTCGAACTGGATGGCAACGCCGATGGTGGCCGAGATTGCCAGCAAATGGGTGGTCGATGGCACCGCGATGGAACTGGTGCGCTGGCAGCGTTCGGCGCTGCGGCGGCGGCAGGAAATCGCTGCCGAAGTGCTCGACGGGATCGATTATCGTGCCCACCGCGACGGGTTGCATCTCTGGCTCCAACTGCCTGGCAACCGGGCAGAAGAGACTTTTGTCGCCCAGGCGCATTTGCGCGGTGTAGCGATTGCGCCCGGCACATCTTTCCGGGTTTCTGAGGAACAATGGCATCCGTCGGTCCGCATTTCGCTGGGGTCGACAACGGAGGCGGAGCTTCGCACCGGGCTGGGAGTGGTTGCCAAGCTGCTGCTCGGTGACCCTGAGCATCTGTTGCTTGCAATCTAG
- a CDS encoding Lrp/AsnC family transcriptional regulator, whose amino-acid sequence MNAHKLDAIDLKILDAIQIDGRITKLALAEKVGLSPTPCWMRLRKLEKAGIVSGYHARIAIRTIAPVATVLMEVTLASHRQADFDRFESAIRKTPEIVACWSVGGGVDYVVKVMARDIDAYQRLVDGLLEREIGIDRYFTYIVTRTVKDEVSLPVADLLPEPS is encoded by the coding sequence ATGAACGCCCACAAGCTTGACGCAATCGACCTGAAAATCCTCGACGCCATTCAAATTGACGGGCGCATCACCAAGCTTGCGCTCGCGGAAAAAGTTGGCCTCTCACCTACGCCCTGCTGGATGCGGCTGCGCAAGCTGGAAAAGGCAGGGATCGTCTCCGGCTACCATGCCCGGATCGCCATCCGCACCATCGCGCCCGTTGCCACTGTGCTGATGGAAGTGACCCTGGCCAGCCACCGTCAGGCGGATTTTGATCGCTTCGAAAGCGCTATCCGCAAAACCCCGGAAATCGTCGCCTGCTGGTCGGTAGGCGGCGGCGTCGATTATGTGGTGAAGGTCATGGCCCGAGACATTGACGCCTACCAGCGGCTGGTCGACGGCTTGCTGGAGCGCGAGATCGGCATCGATCGCTATTTCACCTACATCGTCACTCGTACGGTGAAGGATGAGGTCTCGCTGCCGGTCGCCGATCTTCTGCCCGAACCGAGTTAG